One genomic segment of Pseudomonas sp. p1(2021b) includes these proteins:
- a CDS encoding NAD-glutamate dehydrogenase, with amino-acid sequence MAFFTAASKADFQHQLQAALAQHISEQALPQVALFAEQFFGIISLDELTQRRLSDLAGCTLSAWRIIERFDPEYPQVRVYNPDYERHGWQSTHTVVEVLHHDLPFLVDSVRTELNRRGYSIHTLQTTVLSVRRGAKGELVELLPKGTQGEGVQHESLMYLEIDRCASAAELTTLSKELEQVLAEVRVAVADFEPMKAKVRDLVELVEQTAFGPAQHDKAEVKSFLSWLLDNHFTFLGYEEFVVESDAGGGHLAYDEGSFLGLTRLLRAGLGADDLRIEDYAVTYLREPELLSFAKASQPSRVHRPAYPDYVSIRQIDADGKVVKECRFMGLYTSSVYGESVRTIPYIRGKVAEVERRSHFDPKAHLGKELAQVLEVLPRDDLFQTPIDELFTTVMAIVQIQERNKIRVFLRKDPYGRFCYCLAYVPREIYSTEVRQKIQQVLMERLKASDCEFWTFFSESVLARVQLILRVDPKNRIDIDPQQLENEVIQACRSWQDDYSALVVENFGEAQGTNILADFPKGFPAGYRERFAAHSAVVDMQHVLALSENKPLAMSFYQPLTQLAERQLHCKLYHADTPLALSDVLPILENLGLRVLGEFPYRLRHASGREFWIHDFAFTYSEGLDLDIQQLNDILQDAFVHIVKGDAENDAFNRLVLTAGLPWRDVALLRAYARYLKQIRLGFDLGYIASTLNNHTDIARELTRLFKTRFYLARKLTVDDLDDKQQRLEQAILSALDEVQVLNEDRILRRYLDLIKATLRTNFYQPDANGQNKPYFSFKFNPKLIPELPKPVPKFEIFVYSPRVEGVHLRFGNVARGGLRWSDREEDFRTEVLGLVKAQQVKNSVIVPVGAKGGFLPRRLPLGGSRDEIQAEGIACYRIFISGLLDITDNLKDGGVVPPANVVRHDDDDPYLVVAADKGTATFSDIANGIAIDYGFWLGDAFASGGSAGYDHKKMGITARGAWVGVQRHFRERGINVQEDPITVVGIGDMAGDVFGNGLLMSDKLKLVAAFNHLHIFIDPNPDPATSFAERKRLFELPRSAWSDYDTSIMSEGGGIFPRSAKSIAISPQMKERFAIEADRLTPTELLHALLQAPVDLLWNGGIGTYVKASSESHADVGDKANDALRVNGNELRCKVVGEGGNLGMTQLGRVEFGLNGGATNTDFIDNAGGVDCSDHEVNIKILLNEVVQGGDMTEKQRNQLLGSMTDEVASLVLGNNYKQTQALSLAARRALERIAEYKRLMADLEARGKLDRAIEFLPSEEQLAERLAAGQGLTRAELSVLISYSKIDLKEQLLKSLVPDDDYLTRDMENAFPPSLVSKFAEAMRRHRLKREIVSNQIANDLVNNMGITFVQRLKESTGMSPANVAGAYVIVRDIFHLPHWFRQIEALDYQVPAEIQLTLMDELMRLGRRATRWFLRSRRNEQDAGRDVAHFGPKIAQLGLKLDELLEGPTRERWQQRYQGFVEAGVPELLARMVAGTTHLYTLLPIIEASDVTGHDPAQVAKAFFAVGSSLDLTWYLQEISNLPVENNWQALAREAFRDDIDLQQRAITISVLQMADAPDDMDARVALWNEQHKVMVERWRAMLDDLRNATSTDYAMYAVANRELVDLAMSGQAAVIPS; translated from the coding sequence ATGGCGTTCTTCACCGCAGCCAGCAAAGCCGACTTTCAGCATCAACTGCAAGCGGCCCTGGCGCAGCACATCAGCGAACAGGCACTGCCACAAGTGGCGCTGTTCGCCGAACAGTTCTTCGGCATCATCTCTCTGGACGAACTCACCCAGCGCAGGCTTTCCGACCTGGCCGGCTGCACCCTCTCTGCCTGGCGCATCATCGAGCGCTTCGACCCCGAGTACCCGCAGGTACGGGTCTACAACCCCGACTACGAACGCCACGGCTGGCAGTCGACCCACACCGTGGTCGAAGTGCTGCACCACGACCTGCCGTTCCTGGTCGATTCGGTGCGCACCGAACTCAACCGCCGCGGCTACAGCATCCACACCCTGCAGACCACGGTGCTCAGCGTGCGCCGTGGGGCCAAGGGCGAGCTGGTCGAGCTGCTGCCCAAGGGCACCCAGGGCGAAGGCGTCCAGCATGAATCGCTGATGTACCTGGAGATCGACCGCTGTGCCAGCGCCGCCGAGCTGACCACCCTGAGCAAGGAGCTGGAGCAGGTGCTGGCCGAGGTGCGCGTCGCGGTGGCCGACTTCGAACCGATGAAGGCCAAGGTCCGTGACCTGGTGGAATTGGTGGAGCAGACCGCGTTCGGCCCGGCACAACACGACAAGGCCGAGGTGAAGAGCTTCCTGTCGTGGCTGCTGGACAACCATTTCACCTTCCTCGGCTATGAAGAGTTCGTGGTCGAGTCCGATGCCGGCGGTGGCCATCTGGCCTATGACGAAGGCTCGTTCCTGGGCCTGACCCGCCTGCTGCGGGCGGGGCTGGGCGCCGACGACCTGCGCATCGAGGACTACGCCGTCACCTACCTGCGCGAACCCGAGCTGCTGTCGTTCGCCAAGGCCTCGCAACCGAGCCGCGTACACCGCCCGGCCTACCCGGATTACGTGTCGATCCGCCAGATCGACGCCGACGGCAAAGTGGTCAAGGAATGCCGCTTCATGGGCCTGTACACCTCCTCGGTGTACGGCGAGAGCGTGCGCACCATCCCGTACATCCGGGGCAAGGTGGCCGAGGTGGAGCGCCGCTCGCACTTCGATCCCAAGGCCCACCTGGGCAAGGAGCTGGCCCAGGTACTGGAAGTGCTGCCGCGCGACGACCTGTTCCAGACCCCGATCGACGAGCTGTTCACCACGGTCATGGCGATCGTGCAGATCCAGGAACGCAACAAGATCCGCGTGTTCCTGCGCAAGGACCCATACGGCCGCTTCTGCTACTGCCTGGCCTACGTGCCGCGTGAAATCTACTCCACCGAGGTGCGCCAGAAGATCCAGCAGGTGCTGATGGAGCGCCTGAAGGCCAGCGACTGCGAGTTCTGGACCTTCTTCTCCGAATCCGTCCTGGCACGGGTGCAGCTGATCCTGCGCGTCGACCCGAAGAACCGCATCGACATCGACCCCCAGCAACTGGAAAACGAAGTGATCCAGGCCTGCCGCTCCTGGCAGGACGACTACTCGGCGTTGGTGGTGGAAAACTTCGGTGAAGCCCAGGGCACCAACATCCTGGCCGACTTCCCCAAAGGCTTCCCGGCCGGCTACCGCGAGCGTTTCGCGGCGCATTCGGCGGTGGTCGACATGCAACATGTGCTGGCACTGTCCGAGAACAAGCCGCTGGCGATGAGCTTCTACCAGCCGCTGACCCAGTTGGCCGAGCGCCAGTTGCACTGCAAGCTGTACCACGCCGATACGCCGCTGGCGCTGTCGGACGTGCTGCCGATCCTGGAAAACCTCGGCCTGCGCGTGCTGGGTGAGTTCCCGTATCGCCTGCGCCACGCCTCGGGCCGTGAGTTCTGGATCCACGACTTCGCCTTCACCTACAGCGAAGGCCTGGACCTGGATATCCAGCAGCTCAACGACATCCTGCAGGACGCCTTCGTCCATATCGTCAAAGGCGACGCCGAGAACGACGCCTTCAACCGCCTGGTGCTGACCGCCGGCCTGCCATGGCGCGACGTGGCGCTGCTGCGCGCCTATGCCCGCTACCTCAAGCAGATCCGCCTGGGCTTCGACCTGGGCTACATCGCCAGTACCCTGAACAACCACACCGATATCGCCCGCGAGCTGACTCGGCTGTTCAAGACCCGCTTCTACCTGGCGCGCAAGCTCACGGTCGACGACCTGGACGACAAGCAGCAGCGCCTGGAGCAAGCGATCCTCAGTGCCCTGGACGAGGTTCAGGTGCTCAACGAAGACCGCATCCTGCGTCGCTACCTGGACCTGATCAAGGCCACCCTGCGCACCAACTTCTACCAGCCGGATGCCAACGGGCAGAACAAGCCGTACTTCAGCTTCAAGTTCAACCCCAAGCTGATTCCCGAGCTGCCCAAGCCGGTGCCCAAGTTCGAGATCTTCGTCTATTCGCCACGGGTCGAGGGCGTGCACCTGCGCTTCGGCAACGTGGCCCGCGGCGGCCTGCGCTGGTCGGACCGCGAGGAGGACTTCCGCACCGAAGTGCTCGGCCTGGTCAAGGCCCAGCAGGTGAAGAACTCGGTGATCGTGCCGGTCGGTGCCAAGGGTGGCTTCCTGCCGCGCCGCCTGCCGCTGGGCGGCAGCCGCGACGAGATCCAGGCCGAGGGCATCGCCTGCTACCGCATCTTCATCTCCGGCCTGCTGGATATCACCGACAACCTCAAGGACGGTGGCGTGGTGCCGCCGGCCAACGTGGTGCGCCACGATGACGACGACCCCTACCTGGTGGTGGCGGCCGACAAGGGCACCGCGACCTTCTCCGACATCGCCAACGGCATCGCCATCGACTACGGCTTCTGGCTGGGCGATGCCTTCGCCTCGGGCGGTTCGGCTGGCTACGACCACAAGAAAATGGGCATCACCGCCCGTGGCGCCTGGGTGGGCGTGCAGCGTCACTTCCGTGAGCGCGGCATCAACGTGCAGGAAGACCCGATCACCGTGGTCGGCATCGGCGACATGGCCGGCGACGTGTTCGGCAACGGCCTGCTGATGTCCGACAAGCTCAAGCTGGTGGCCGCGTTCAACCATCTGCACATCTTCATCGACCCCAACCCGGACCCGGCCACCAGCTTCGCCGAGCGCAAGCGCCTGTTCGAGCTGCCGCGTTCGGCCTGGAGCGACTACGACACCAGCATCATGTCCGAGGGCGGCGGGATCTTCCCGCGCAGTGCCAAGAGCATCGCCATCAGCCCGCAGATGAAGGAACGCTTCGCCATCGAGGCCGACCGCCTGACGCCCACCGAGCTGCTGCATGCCCTGCTGCAGGCGCCGGTGGACCTGCTGTGGAACGGGGGTATCGGCACCTACGTCAAGGCCAGCAGCGAAAGCCACGCCGATGTCGGCGACAAGGCCAACGATGCCCTGCGGGTCAACGGCAACGAGCTGCGCTGCAAGGTGGTGGGCGAGGGCGGCAACCTGGGCATGACCCAGCTTGGCCGGGTCGAGTTCGGCCTCAATGGCGGTGCGACCAATACCGACTTCATCGACAACGCCGGCGGCGTGGACTGCTCCGACCACGAGGTCAACATCAAGATCCTGCTCAACGAAGTGGTGCAGGGCGGCGACATGACCGAGAAGCAGCGCAACCAGCTGCTGGGCAGCATGACCGACGAAGTCGCCTCGCTGGTGTTGGGCAACAACTACAAACAGACCCAGGCCTTGTCCCTGGCGGCGCGCCGTGCCCTCGAGCGCATCGCCGAGTACAAGCGCCTGATGGCGGACCTCGAAGCCCGTGGCAAGCTGGACCGGGCCATCGAGTTCCTGCCGTCCGAGGAGCAGCTGGCCGAGCGCCTGGCCGCAGGCCAGGGCCTGACCCGCGCCGAACTGTCGGTGCTGATCTCCTACAGCAAGATCGACCTCAAGGAGCAGCTGCTCAAGTCGCTGGTGCCGGACGACGACTACCTGACCCGCGACATGGAGAACGCCTTCCCGCCGTCGCTGGTCAGCAAGTTCGCCGAGGCCATGCGCCGTCACCGCCTCAAGCGCGAGATCGTCAGCAACCAGATCGCCAACGACCTGGTCAACAACATGGGCATCACCTTCGTGCAGCGCCTGAAGGAGTCCACCGGCATGAGCCCGGCGAACGTCGCCGGTGCCTATGTGATCGTGCGTGACATCTTCCATCTGCCGCACTGGTTCCGCCAGATCGAGGCCCTGGACTACCAGGTCCCGGCCGAGATCCAGCTGACCCTGATGGACGAGCTGATGCGCCTGGGCCGTCGTGCCACTCGCTGGTTCCTGCGCAGCCGTCGCAACGAGCAGGATGCAGGCCGTGACGTGGCGCACTTCGGGCCGAAGATCGCGCAGTTGGGCCTGAAGCTCGACGAACTGCTCGAAGGCCCGACCCGCGAGCGTTGGCAGCAGCGCTACCAGGGCTTCGTCGAGGCCGGCGTACCGGAGTTGCTGGCGCGTATGGTTGCAGGTACCACGCACCTGTATACCTTGCTGCCGATCATCGAGGCCTCGGATGTCACCGGCCATGACCCGGCCCAGGTGGCCAAGGCGTTCTTCGCCGTGGGCAGCTCGTTGGACCTGACCTGGTACCTGCAGGAAATCAGCAATCTGCCGGTGGAGAACAACTGGCAGGCCCTGGCCCGCGAGGCGTTCCGTGACGATATCGACCTGCAGCAGCGCGCGATCACCATCTCCGTGCTGCAGATGGCCGATGCGCCGGACGACATGGACGCCCGCGTGGCCCTGTGGAATGAGCAGCACAAGGTGATGGTCGAGCGCTGGCGCGCCATGCTCGACGACCTGCGCAACGCCACGAGTACCGACTATGCGATGTACGCGGTGGCCAACCGCGAGCTGGTCGACCTGGCGATGAGCGGGCAGGCGGCGGTGATTCCGTCCTGA
- a CDS encoding pyruvate, water dikinase regulatory protein has protein sequence MKRSAFFISDGTGITAETLGQSLLAQFDSIPFNKFTRPYIDTPDKARNMVRQINDAAERDGMRPIIFDTIVNQDIREILATSNGFMIDIFSTFLSPLEQELTAHSSYSVGKSHSIGGNSNYMERIEAVNFALDNDDGARTHYYDKADLILVGVSRCGKTPTCLYMAMQFGIRAANYPLTEDDMERLQLPAVLKKHQNKLFGLTIDPDRLTAIRHERKPNSRYSSFAQCEFEVREVESLFRRENIPHINSTHFSVEEISAKILVEKGVERRFK, from the coding sequence ATGAAACGATCCGCGTTCTTCATCTCCGACGGTACCGGTATCACTGCCGAAACGCTGGGCCAAAGCCTGCTCGCACAATTCGATAGCATTCCTTTCAATAAATTCACCCGTCCCTACATCGACACGCCGGACAAGGCGCGCAACATGGTCCGCCAGATCAACGATGCGGCGGAGCGGGACGGCATGCGGCCGATCATCTTCGACACCATCGTCAACCAGGACATCCGTGAAATCCTGGCCACGTCGAACGGCTTCATGATCGACATCTTTTCGACGTTTTTATCCCCGCTGGAGCAGGAATTAACCGCCCATTCGTCGTATTCCGTGGGCAAGTCCCACTCGATCGGCGGTAACTCCAACTACATGGAGCGCATCGAGGCGGTCAACTTCGCCCTGGACAACGACGACGGCGCGCGCACCCATTATTACGACAAAGCCGACCTGATCCTCGTGGGTGTGTCGCGATGTGGCAAGACGCCGACGTGTTTGTACATGGCGATGCAGTTCGGCATCCGCGCGGCCAACTACCCGCTGACCGAAGACGACATGGAGCGCCTGCAACTGCCGGCGGTGCTGAAGAAGCACCAGAACAAGCTGTTCGGCCTGACCATCGACCCCGACCGCCTGACCGCCATCCGCCACGAGCGCAAGCCCAACAGCCGTTATTCGAGCTTCGCCCAGTGCGAATTCGAGGTGCGCGAAGTGGAGAGCCTGTTCCGCCGGGAGAACATCCCGCATATCAATTCCACGCATTTTTCGGTGGAGGAGATCTCGGCGAAGATCCTGGTGGAAAAAGGCGTCGAGCGCCGCTTCAAATAG
- the ppsA gene encoding phosphoenolpyruvate synthase: MVEYVVSLDKLGVHDVEHVGGKNASLGEMISNLAGAGVSVPGGFATTAQAYRDFLEQSGLNDRIHAALDALDVDDVNALAKTGAQIRQWVMDAEFPARLDAEIRTAFAEMAQGNDNMAVAVRSSATAEDLPDASFAGQQETFLNIRGVDNVIRAAKEVFASLFNDRAIAYRVHQGFDHKLVALSAGVQRMVRSETGTAGVMFTLDTESGFRDVVFITGAYGLGETVVQGAVNPDEFYVHKSTLQAGRPAILRRNLGSKAIKMVYGDEAKAGRSVKTVEVDRADRARFCLTDAEVSELAKQAMIIEQHYQRPMDIEWAKDGDDGKLYIVQARPETVKSRSSANVMERYLLKEKGTVLVEGRAIGQRIGAGKVRVIHDVSEMDKVQPGDVLVSDMTDPDWEPVMKRASAIVTNRGGRTCHAAIIARELGIPAVVGCGNATQLLKDGQGVTVSCAEGDTGFIFEGELGFDVRQNSVDAMPELPFKIMMNVGNPDRAFDFAQLPNAGVGLARLEFIINRMIGVHPKALLNYASLPADLKESVDKRVAGYADPVSFYVEKLVEGISTLAAAFYPKKVIVRLSDFKSNEYANLIGGKLYEPEEENPMLGFRGASRYISESFRDCFELECRALKRVRDEMGLTNVEIMVPFVRTLGEASQVVDLLAENGLGRGVNGLRVIMMCELPSNALLAEEFLEYFDGFSIGSNDLTQLTLGLDRDSGIIAHLFDERNPAVKKLLANAIAACNKAGKYIGICGQGPSDHPDLAKWLMEQGIESVSLNPDSVLETWFFLAEGQGAA, translated from the coding sequence TTGGTAGAGTACGTAGTTTCCCTCGATAAGCTCGGCGTCCACGATGTAGAGCATGTGGGGGGCAAGAACGCATCCCTGGGCGAGATGATCAGTAACCTCGCAGGTGCCGGCGTATCGGTGCCGGGCGGCTTTGCCACTACGGCTCAGGCGTACCGCGACTTTCTCGAACAGAGTGGCCTGAACGACCGCATCCATGCAGCCCTGGACGCATTGGACGTCGATGACGTCAATGCCCTGGCCAAGACCGGCGCACAGATTCGTCAGTGGGTGATGGACGCCGAGTTCCCGGCGCGCCTGGACGCAGAAATCCGCACCGCTTTCGCCGAAATGGCCCAGGGCAACGACAACATGGCTGTCGCCGTGCGTTCCTCGGCCACCGCCGAAGACCTGCCGGATGCCTCCTTCGCCGGCCAGCAGGAGACGTTCCTGAACATCCGTGGCGTCGACAACGTGATCCGCGCCGCCAAGGAGGTGTTCGCCTCCCTGTTCAACGACCGCGCCATCGCCTATCGCGTGCACCAGGGCTTCGACCATAAGCTGGTCGCCCTGTCCGCCGGCGTGCAGCGCATGGTCCGTTCGGAAACCGGCACCGCCGGCGTGATGTTCACCCTCGACACCGAGTCGGGCTTCCGTGACGTGGTGTTCATCACCGGCGCCTACGGCCTGGGCGAGACCGTGGTGCAAGGTGCGGTCAACCCCGACGAATTCTACGTGCACAAGAGCACCCTGCAGGCCGGCCGCCCGGCCATCCTGCGTCGCAACCTGGGCAGCAAGGCCATCAAGATGGTCTACGGCGACGAGGCCAAGGCCGGCCGTTCGGTCAAGACTGTCGAGGTCGACCGCGCCGACCGCGCGCGCTTCTGCCTGACCGACGCCGAGGTCAGCGAGCTGGCCAAGCAGGCCATGATCATCGAGCAGCACTACCAGCGCCCGATGGACATCGAATGGGCCAAGGACGGGGACGACGGCAAGCTGTACATCGTCCAGGCACGTCCCGAGACCGTGAAGAGCCGCTCCAGCGCCAATGTCATGGAGCGCTACCTGCTCAAGGAAAAGGGCACCGTCCTGGTGGAAGGCCGTGCCATCGGCCAGCGCATCGGTGCCGGCAAGGTCCGCGTGATCCACGACGTGTCCGAGATGGACAAAGTGCAGCCGGGCGACGTGCTGGTCTCGGACATGACCGACCCGGACTGGGAACCGGTGATGAAGCGCGCCAGCGCCATCGTCACCAACCGTGGCGGCCGTACCTGCCACGCGGCGATCATCGCCCGTGAACTGGGCATCCCGGCGGTCGTCGGTTGCGGCAACGCCACCCAACTGCTCAAGGACGGCCAGGGTGTGACGGTTTCCTGCGCCGAGGGCGACACCGGCTTCATCTTCGAAGGCGAGCTGGGCTTCGACGTGCGCCAGAACTCGGTCGACGCCATGCCGGAGCTGCCGTTCAAGATCATGATGAACGTCGGCAACCCGGACCGTGCCTTCGACTTCGCCCAGTTGCCCAACGCCGGTGTCGGCCTGGCGCGCCTGGAGTTCATCATCAACCGCATGATCGGCGTGCACCCCAAGGCGCTGCTCAACTATGCGAGCCTGCCGGCCGACCTTAAAGAGAGTGTCGACAAGCGCGTGGCCGGCTATGCCGACCCGGTCAGCTTCTATGTCGAGAAGCTGGTCGAGGGCATCAGCACCCTGGCTGCGGCGTTCTACCCGAAGAAGGTCATCGTGCGCCTGTCGGACTTCAAGTCCAACGAGTACGCCAACCTGATCGGCGGTAAGCTGTACGAGCCGGAAGAAGAGAACCCGATGCTGGGCTTCCGCGGCGCCTCGCGCTACATCAGCGAGTCGTTCCGTGACTGCTTCGAGCTCGAGTGCCGTGCCCTCAAGCGGGTGCGCGACGAGATGGGCCTGACCAACGTCGAGATCATGGTGCCGTTCGTGCGCACCCTGGGCGAGGCCAGCCAGGTCGTCGACCTGCTCGCCGAAAACGGCCTGGGCCGTGGCGTCAACGGCTTGCGTGTGATCATGATGTGCGAGCTGCCGTCCAACGCCCTGTTGGCCGAAGAGTTCCTCGAATACTTCGACGGCTTCTCCATCGGTTCCAACGACCTGACCCAGCTGACCCTGGGCCTTGACCGCGATTCGGGCATCATCGCCCACCTGTTCGACGAGCGTAACCCGGCGGTCAAGAAGCTGTTGGCCAACGCCATTGCCGCGTGCAACAAGGCCGGCAAGTACATCGGTATCTGTGGCCAGGGCCCGTCGGACCACCCGGACCTGGCCAAGTGGCTGATGGAGCAGGGCATCGAGAGCGTGTCGCTGAACCCGGACTCGGTGCTCGAGACCTGGTTCTTCCTGGCCGAGGGCCAAGGCGCAGCTTGA
- a CDS encoding zinc transporter ZntB → MFEEDNAQWGLVHALVLDGKGGARSIARTELDDLALQPEESLWLHWDRSHPQTRTWLLHDSGLSEFACDLLLEENTRPRLLPLAEEQMLLFLRGVNLNPGAEPEDMVSVRIFAEARRVISLRLRPLRASDEILQQLDEGRGPKSASELLLLMGELLTEKVQALVDDLSEVVDLEEEKVESDERYSPVQGSLQQIRRRAAGLRRFLSPQREIYAQLSRNKWSWFADGDADYWNELNNSLTRYLEELELTRERAALVLESEDRRRSERMNRIMYRFGIITCIFLPMSFVTGLLGINVGGIPGADSPYGFLLACAVVLGLAAGQWWLFRRLRWV, encoded by the coding sequence ATGTTCGAGGAAGACAACGCGCAGTGGGGGCTGGTCCATGCCCTGGTGCTCGATGGCAAAGGCGGCGCGCGCTCTATTGCCCGGACCGAACTGGACGACCTTGCCTTACAGCCCGAGGAAAGCCTCTGGCTGCACTGGGACCGCAGCCACCCTCAGACCCGCACCTGGCTGTTGCATGACAGCGGCCTGAGCGAGTTCGCCTGCGACCTGTTGCTGGAGGAAAACACGCGCCCACGCCTGCTACCGCTGGCCGAGGAGCAGATGCTGCTGTTCCTGCGTGGGGTCAACCTGAATCCGGGGGCTGAACCCGAGGACATGGTCTCGGTGCGTATCTTCGCCGAGGCCCGACGGGTGATCTCGCTACGTCTGCGGCCGCTGCGTGCCAGTGACGAGATTCTCCAGCAGCTGGACGAGGGCCGGGGGCCGAAATCGGCCTCCGAGCTGTTGTTGCTGATGGGCGAACTGCTTACCGAGAAGGTCCAGGCGTTGGTCGATGACCTGTCGGAAGTGGTCGACCTCGAGGAAGAGAAGGTTGAATCCGACGAACGGTATAGCCCGGTTCAGGGCAGCCTGCAGCAGATCCGCCGCCGTGCCGCCGGCCTGCGTCGATTCCTCTCGCCGCAGCGGGAAATCTACGCCCAGCTCTCGCGCAACAAGTGGAGCTGGTTCGCCGATGGCGATGCCGACTACTGGAACGAGCTGAACAACAGCCTGACCCGTTACCTGGAGGAGCTGGAGCTTACCCGCGAGCGGGCTGCATTGGTGCTCGAGAGCGAGGACCGGCGGCGCAGTGAGCGTATGAACCGGATCATGTACCGCTTCGGCATCATCACTTGCATCTTCCTGCCCATGAGTTTCGTCACCGGCTTGCTGGGCATCAACGTCGGCGGTATCCCGGGCGCCGACAGCCCCTATGGGTTCCTGCTTGCCTGCGCTGTGGTGCTGGGCTTGGCGGCAGGGCAGTGGTGGCTGTTCCGGCGGTTGCGATGGGTATGA
- a CDS encoding alpha/beta fold hydrolase: MQSSSTLFPVALLSAERRGDLSEDVYRIKAGNSPDPSVELAVTRLGLASQASAQGVPVILLHGSFSNRRFWYSPKGIGLGAYLARAGFDVWIPEMRGHGLSPRNRQWRHNRVADYARFDLPVIGAFVQEQAGQAPHWVGHSLGGTTLAAALGGGYLGADEVASVALFGSQVSRVYWPLKVPPVAWSARVLLKRFAQLSGSRLRRGPEDEPIGLALESLRWHKLFGRFGDKQDDWWAGLAQVDVPLLAVAGAADHQDPVWACRKLFEQLGGTRKQFLRLGREEGFDAFGHVDMLVSKAAQAQVWPLVEGWLNDPLSLLPGAAVVEPGLAG; encoded by the coding sequence ATGCAAAGCAGCAGTACCCTGTTTCCCGTGGCCTTGCTCAGCGCCGAGCGGCGCGGTGACCTCAGTGAGGACGTGTACCGGATCAAGGCCGGCAACAGCCCCGACCCCAGCGTGGAACTGGCCGTGACCCGCCTGGGTCTGGCCAGCCAGGCGAGCGCCCAGGGTGTGCCGGTGATTCTCCTGCACGGCAGTTTCTCCAACCGTCGTTTCTGGTATTCGCCCAAGGGCATCGGCCTGGGCGCCTACCTGGCCCGCGCCGGGTTCGATGTGTGGATTCCGGAGATGCGTGGCCATGGCCTGTCGCCGCGCAACCGCCAGTGGCGGCATAACCGTGTTGCCGACTACGCCCGCTTCGACTTGCCGGTGATCGGCGCGTTCGTTCAGGAACAGGCCGGGCAGGCGCCGCACTGGGTTGGCCATTCCCTGGGGGGCACCACCTTGGCAGCGGCGTTGGGAGGTGGCTACCTGGGTGCAGACGAGGTGGCCAGCGTGGCCCTCTTCGGCTCCCAGGTCAGCCGCGTGTATTGGCCGCTGAAAGTGCCGCCGGTTGCCTGGAGCGCGCGTGTGCTGCTCAAGCGTTTCGCCCAGTTGTCCGGGTCGCGGCTCAGGCGTGGGCCGGAAGACGAACCCATTGGCCTGGCGCTGGAGAGTTTGCGTTGGCACAAGCTGTTCGGGCGTTTCGGCGACAAGCAGGACGACTGGTGGGCCGGGTTGGCGCAGGTCGATGTGCCGCTGCTGGCGGTGGCAGGCGCGGCGGATCACCAGGACCCGGTATGGGCCTGCCGCAAGCTGTTCGAGCAACTGGGCGGGACGCGCAAGCAATTCCTGCGCCTGGGGCGGGAGGAGGGCTTCGATGCGTTCGGGCACGTCGACATGCTGGTGAGCAAGGCGGCGCAGGCGCAGGTGTGGCCGTTGGTGGAAGGGTGGTTGAACGACCCGCTTTCGCTGTTGCCCGGGGCTGCGGTGGTGGAGCCTGGCTTGGCTGGGTGA
- the rraA gene encoding ribonuclease E activity regulator RraA — protein MQHYVTPDLCDAYPDLVQVLEPMFSNFGGRDSFGGQIVTIKCFEDNSLVKEQVELDGTGKVLVVDGGGSLRRALLGDMLAEKAAKNGWEGLVIYGCVRDVDVLVQTDVGVQALASHPMKTDKRGIGDLNVVVTFAGVTFRPGEYVYADNNGVIVSPSPLKMPE, from the coding sequence ATGCAGCATTACGTAACGCCCGACCTGTGCGACGCCTACCCGGACCTGGTCCAGGTGCTGGAGCCGATGTTCAGCAATTTCGGTGGCCGTGATTCCTTTGGCGGCCAGATCGTCACCATCAAATGCTTCGAAGACAACTCGCTGGTCAAGGAGCAGGTCGAACTCGACGGCACGGGCAAGGTCCTGGTGGTCGATGGCGGTGGTTCGCTGCGCCGTGCGCTGCTGGGCGATATGCTCGCCGAAAAGGCTGCCAAGAACGGCTGGGAAGGCCTGGTGATCTATGGCTGCGTACGCGACGTGGATGTACTGGTGCAGACCGACGTCGGTGTCCAGGCCCTGGCCAGCCACCCGATGAAGACCGACAAGCGCGGCATCGGCGACCTCAACGTGGTAGTGACTTTCGCGGGCGTGACCTTCCGCCCGGGCGAGTACGTGTACGCCGACAACAACGGCGTGATCGTCTCGCCAAGCCCGTTGAAGATGCCCGAGTGA